The Spiroplasma citri genome has a segment encoding these proteins:
- a CDS encoding DDE-type integrase/transposase/recombinase — translation MDYQISNNLGTNFVLKNIINAWIKAGKPKTWILQSDQGFHYTNQNYQRLCNYLGIKISMSKRGNPYDNTHTESWFGTMKSEFLNQISRKKRTTK, via the coding sequence TTGGACTATCAAATTAGTAATAATTTAGGTACTAATTTTGTTTTAAAAAATATTATTAATGCTTGAATAAAAGCTGGTAAACCTAAAACATGAATTTTACAATCTGATCAAGGATTTCATTACACAAATCAAAATTATCAAAGACTTTGCAATTATTTAGGAATTAAAATATCAATGTCTAAACGAGGTAATCCATATGATAATACCCATACTGAATCATGATTTGGTACAATGAAAAGTGAATTTTTAAATCAAATTTCAAGAAAAAAGAGAACTACAAAATAA
- a CDS encoding GMP reductase, with the protein MKAFDYEDIQLIPELCVVNSRKECDTTVKLGKHTFNLPVVPSNMATVVNEELCEKLAEKNYFYIMHRFNVDQVKFIKHMKSKNLVTSISVGVKSDDAALIETLKKEQLVPDYITIDIAHGHAFSVKKMIEHIRKHLGHKTFIIAGNVGTPKAVRDLEQWGADATKVGIGPGKVCITKLKTGFGNGGWQLSAVKWCSKGSSKPIIADGGLRVNGDIAKSIRMGVTMCMIGSLFAAHQESPGKQVDNNGIKYKEYFGSASEYNKGEKRYVEGKKELIEIRGSIFETLREMTEDLQSSISYAGGKDLSAIKKVDYVILKDINF; encoded by the coding sequence ATGAAAGCATTTGATTATGAAGACATTCAATTAATTCCAGAATTATGTGTTGTCAATTCTCGAAAAGAATGTGATACAACTGTTAAATTAGGAAAACATACTTTTAATTTACCTGTCGTCCCTTCAAATATGGCAACGGTAGTTAATGAAGAATTATGTGAAAAATTAGCAGAAAAAAATTATTTTTACATTATGCATCGTTTTAACGTAGATCAAGTTAAGTTTATTAAACATATGAAAAGTAAAAACTTAGTTACATCAATTTCAGTTGGGGTTAAATCAGATGATGCTGCATTAATCGAAACATTAAAAAAAGAGCAATTAGTACCTGACTATATTACAATTGATATTGCTCACGGTCATGCTTTTAGTGTAAAAAAAATGATTGAACATATCCGTAAACATTTAGGTCATAAAACATTTATTATTGCAGGTAATGTTGGGACGCCAAAAGCTGTTCGTGATTTAGAGCAATGAGGCGCTGACGCAACAAAAGTTGGAATTGGACCGGGCAAAGTATGTATTACTAAATTAAAAACTGGTTTTGGTAATGGTGGATGACAATTATCTGCTGTTAAATGATGCAGTAAAGGTAGCTCAAAACCAATTATTGCTGATGGTGGATTACGGGTTAATGGTGATATTGCAAAATCAATCCGAATGGGCGTAACAATGTGCATGATTGGGAGTTTATTTGCTGCACACCAAGAATCACCTGGTAAACAAGTTGATAATAATGGTATTAAATATAAAGAATATTTTGGCTCAGCAAGTGAATATAATAAAGGTGAAAAACGTTATGTTGAAGGTAAAAAAGAATTAATTGAAATTCGTGGCAGCATTTTTGAAACATTACGTGAAATGACAGAAGATTTGCAATCATCAATTTCATATGCTGGAGGTAAAGATCTTTCGGCCATTAAAAAAGTTGATTATGTAATTTTAAAAGATATTAATTTTTAA
- the rpsU gene encoding 30S ribosomal protein S21: protein MATVVVKAGEPLDKALKRFNKASSVKRKEARKREHWMSKKEKRRYKQEQSRSFR, encoded by the coding sequence ATGGCTACTGTTGTTGTCAAAGCAGGAGAACCGCTAGACAAAGCGTTAAAACGATTTAACAAGGCTTCTTCAGTAAAAAGAAAAGAAGCCCGAAAACGTGAACACTGAATGAGCAAAAAAGAAAAAAGACGTTATAAACAAGAACAATCACGTAGTTTTCGTTAA
- a CDS encoding lipoprotein has protein sequence MKKWLSIIGAIGLTATRTTTLISCKKENNNENGGGDNKPEPQYNPQQPPKDSNWKLIPRVNDVLVPPKIIASTLFPHLKKEI, from the coding sequence ATGAAAAAATGACTTAGCATAATAGGAGCAATCGGATTAACCGCAACAAGGACAACAACACTAATCAGTTGTAAAAAAGAAAATAATAATGAAAACGGTGGAGGGGATAATAAACCAGAACCACAATATAATCCACAACAACCACCAAAAGATAGTAATTGAAAATTAATTCCTAGGGTTAATGATGTTTTAGTACCACCCAAAATAATTGCTTCTACTTTGTTTCCCCACCTAAAAAAAGAGATTTAA
- a CDS encoding HAD-IC family P-type ATPase, with the protein MNTKDVQVNDLLLIKKGEKIPVEGIVTKGIAYLNEAMLTGESNIIEKQIGDEVIGGTVNMGEPFYCQAKKVGADTVLANILQKVDEIQSQKPRIQRIADQIAKWFTPFILIIAIITFLCQYFVFHPYDIAKAIDIAITVIVISCPCVLGLATPLAVAVGFGKALKEGVILILQMHLKRLLKLMLLLLIKQEQLLMVN; encoded by the coding sequence ATTAATACTAAAGATGTCCAAGTTAATGATCTTTTATTAATAAAAAAAGGTGAAAAAATTCCAGTTGAAGGAATTGTTACAAAAGGAATCGCATATTTAAACGAAGCAATGTTAACTGGTGAAAGTAATATTATTGAAAAGCAAATTGGTGATGAAGTGATTGGTGGAACCGTCAATATGGGAGAACCATTTTATTGTCAAGCAAAAAAAGTTGGTGCTGATACTGTTTTGGCAAATATTTTACAAAAAGTTGATGAAATTCAAAGTCAAAAACCGCGAATTCAACGAATTGCTGATCAAATTGCAAAATGATTTACACCATTTATTTTAATTATTGCAATTATTACCTTTTTATGTCAATATTTTGTTTTTCATCCTTATGATATCGCAAAAGCAATTGATATTGCCATTACTGTCATTGTTATTAGTTGTCCTTGTGTATTAGGTTTAGCAACTCCCTTAGCAGTTGCAGTTGGGTTTGGAAAAGCTTTAAAAGAAGGGGTTATTTTAATACTACAGATGCATTTGAAAAGATTACTAAAATTGATGCTATTGCTTTTGATAAAACAGGAACAATTACTAATGGTCAATTAA
- a CDS encoding replication-associated recombination protein A: MFEPLAFVLRPTTITDIIGQSHLINEQNGVISRMLKYNYASSLIFYGDPGVGKSSIARALANDLQLEYAIFNAGINKKQDLEKIIKQAANFERFIIIVEEVHRMNKDRQDILLQYLENGHLIMFACTTENPYFVINPALRSRANIIKLERITVDEMLTGLQKIITKKKLPLTITNDALLLICQLASGDLRIAINILELCLNLYPTEEITVTIINNLATSANLINFAEGDEHHDLKSALQKSIRGSDVNAALYYFARLLASGDHEALLRRMLIIAYEDIGLANPAIAVHVKTAIDSFRQIGLPEGRIPLGLAIVEMCLSEKSNSAYLATDQAYEDVLKGNLYPIPHHLRDTSYASAKKLGNGRGYQYPHDFPNDYVAQQYLPKEMRGTVYYQPKLHSVYEKRINELYGRFTK; the protein is encoded by the coding sequence ATGTTTGAACCATTAGCATTTGTCTTACGACCAACTACAATAACTGATATCATTGGGCAAAGCCACCTTATTAATGAACAAAATGGTGTTATTTCACGAATGTTGAAATATAATTATGCAAGTTCATTAATTTTTTATGGTGATCCGGGCGTTGGGAAAAGTAGTATTGCTCGAGCATTAGCCAATGATTTACAACTTGAGTATGCAATTTTTAATGCTGGAATTAATAAAAAACAAGATTTAGAGAAGATTATTAAGCAAGCAGCAAATTTTGAACGATTTATTATTATTGTAGAAGAAGTACACCGGATGAATAAAGATCGGCAAGATATTTTATTACAGTATTTAGAAAATGGACACCTAATTATGTTTGCTTGCACAACAGAAAATCCATATTTTGTGATTAATCCAGCTTTACGGTCACGAGCTAATATTATTAAATTAGAACGAATTACTGTTGATGAAATGCTAACTGGTTTACAGAAAATAATTACAAAGAAAAAATTGCCACTAACAATTACTAATGATGCTTTACTATTAATTTGTCAATTAGCAAGTGGTGATTTAAGAATTGCAATTAATATATTAGAATTATGTTTAAATTTATATCCCACAGAAGAAATTACTGTGACAATTATTAATAATCTTGCTACATCGGCTAATTTAATTAATTTTGCAGAGGGTGATGAACATCATGATTTAAAATCAGCCTTGCAAAAGTCAATTCGGGGTAGTGATGTTAATGCTGCTTTATATTATTTTGCACGCTTATTAGCAAGTGGTGATCACGAAGCATTATTACGCCGAATGTTGATTATCGCTTATGAAGATATTGGTTTAGCTAATCCAGCAATTGCGGTTCATGTTAAAACAGCGATTGATAGTTTTCGTCAAATTGGATTACCAGAGGGGCGAATTCCATTAGGATTAGCAATTGTTGAAATGTGTTTAAGTGAAAAATCAAATAGTGCTTATTTAGCAACAGATCAAGCTTATGAAGATGTTTTAAAAGGTAACCTTTATCCAATTCCTCATCATTTACGTGATACGAGTTATGCTTCCGCAAAGAAATTAGGAAATGGTCGTGGTTATCAATATCCACATGATTTTCCAAATGATTATGTTGCGCAACAATACCTTCCGAAGGAAATGCGGGGCACGGTTTATTATCAACCGAAATTACATAGTGTATATGAAAAACGAATTAATGAATTATATGGACGGTTTACAAAATAA
- the mreB gene encoding rod shape-determining protein, whose protein sequence is MAIFNNKKPTFVSMDLGTAYTLVYISGSGIVYNEPSIVAYKIKENRIIAVGNEAYKMIGKGNKTIKIVRPMVDGVITDIRATEAQLKYIFSRLRVTKQLANSIMLLACPSVITELEKNALKKIAMNLGATKVFVEEEVKMAALGGGVDIYKPFGNLVIDMGGGTTDIAVLTSGDIVLSKSVKVAGNYLNDEILKYVRSQYGLEIGIKTAEMIKIEIGSLAKYGDERKMKVYGRDVVSGLPREIELTPEEVREVLKVPVSRIIDLAVQVLEETPPELAGDIFRNGITICGGGGLIKGIDHYFEETLQLPAKIGEQPLLAVINGTKKFESDIYDIIRQEHHKTKELDY, encoded by the coding sequence ATGGCCATATTTAATAATAAGAAGCCAACTTTTGTATCAATGGATTTAGGAACAGCTTACACTCTGGTTTATATTTCAGGGAGTGGAATTGTTTATAATGAACCATCCATTGTGGCATATAAAATTAAAGAGAATCGGATTATTGCTGTCGGAAATGAAGCATATAAGATGATTGGGAAAGGAAATAAAACAATTAAAATTGTTCGGCCAATGGTTGATGGAGTTATTACAGACATTCGTGCAACAGAAGCACAATTAAAATATATTTTTAGTCGGTTAAGAGTTACGAAGCAATTAGCTAATTCAATTATGTTATTAGCCTGTCCATCAGTTATTACCGAACTAGAAAAAAATGCTTTAAAAAAAATTGCGATGAATCTAGGCGCAACAAAAGTTTTTGTTGAAGAAGAAGTTAAAATGGCTGCTTTAGGTGGTGGGGTTGATATTTATAAACCGTTTGGTAATTTAGTGATTGATATGGGAGGAGGAACAACAGACATTGCGGTTCTTACTTCAGGGGATATTGTTTTATCAAAATCAGTTAAAGTTGCTGGAAATTATTTAAATGATGAAATTCTAAAATATGTTCGTTCTCAATATGGGCTAGAGATTGGAATTAAAACAGCCGAAATGATTAAGATTGAAATTGGTTCATTAGCAAAATATGGTGATGAACGAAAAATGAAAGTTTATGGCCGCGATGTTGTTTCAGGATTACCACGAGAAATTGAATTAACTCCAGAAGAAGTCCGTGAGGTTTTAAAAGTTCCAGTATCACGAATTATTGATTTAGCAGTTCAAGTGTTAGAAGAAACACCACCAGAATTAGCAGGAGACATTTTCCGAAATGGAATTACCATTTGTGGTGGTGGTGGTTTAATCAAAGGAATTGATCACTACTTTGAAGAAACATTACAATTACCAGCCAAAATTGGAGAACAACCACTATTAGCAGTTATTAACGGAACAAAAAAATTTGAATCAGATATTTATGATATTATTCGCCAAGAACATCATAAAACAAAAGAATTAGATTATTAA
- a CDS encoding IS30 family transposase: MNKKKYKHFSLVERYKLKEYLISETFKKKNGTSNYSKIAKVMNKSPNTIRLEAQRLGEEYNPEKANDDYKKKRKKSIKCTTISTKVVNYVREILSKKIYSPRLIIYEYEKKYNEKFPFSHVTLYKYIDHKVFDDENNEIKKKLPFKGKKYKTKKRKDDRGQLTNIRFIDEAEHEKGTFGWLQMDCIVGKEHQSACLTITEEKSLYTICFKLNQHNSEEVNKALKSIIRNKLYKINIKGIITDQGKEFSKWKEIEKITNANVYFCDAGTPTQKAKVERINRDIREYLPKGTDFNTVTQKEINKVMKIINEKPRPSLGWLSSKEVFLQNINI, from the coding sequence ATGAACAAGAAAAAATATAAACATTTTAGTCTTGTTGAAAGATATAAGTTAAAAGAATATTTAATATCAGAAACATTTAAAAAGAAAAATGGTACATCTAATTATTCTAAAATAGCAAAAGTAATGAATAAAAGTCCTAATACTATTAGATTAGAGGCTCAAAGACTTGGTGAAGAATATAATCCTGAAAAAGCAAATGATGATTATAAAAAGAAAAGAAAAAAATCTATTAAATGTACTACAATTTCAACAAAAGTTGTAAATTATGTAAGAGAAATTTTAAGTAAAAAAATTTATTCACCAAGATTAATTATTTATGAATATGAAAAAAAATATAATGAAAAGTTTCCATTTTCACATGTGACACTTTATAAATATATTGATCATAAAGTTTTTGATGATGAAAATAATGAAATTAAGAAAAAATTACCATTTAAAGGTAAAAAATATAAAACAAAAAAGAGAAAAGATGATCGTGGTCAATTAACTAATATTAGATTTATTGATGAAGCAGAACATGAAAAGGGAACTTTTGGTTGACTTCAAATGGATTGTATTGTTGGAAAAGAACATCAATCTGCTTGTTTAACTATTACCGAAGAAAAAAGTTTATATACGATTTGTTTTAAATTAAATCAACATAATTCAGAAGAGGTTAATAAAGCTCTTAAAAGTATTATTAGAAATAAACTTTATAAGATAAATATAAAAGGAATTATTACAGATCAAGGTAAAGAATTTAGTAAATGAAAAGAAATTGAAAAAATTACTAATGCTAATGTTTATTTTTGTGATGCTGGAACTCCGACACAAAAAGCAAAAGTTGAAAGAATAAATAGAGATATTAGAGAATATTTACCTAAAGGAACTGATTTTAATACTGTTACTCAAAAAGAAATTAATAAAGTTATGAAAATTATTAATGAAAAACCGCGACCGAGTTTAGGTTGATTATCCTCCAAAGAGGTATTTTTACAAAATATTAATATTTAA
- a CDS encoding terminase large subunit, translated as MQANNEKTNLELYYEWINKNSNKNKVGIKIKKIVSTLVKELKSNKDYYFNHKEANKTISFIEKSCFHTTGEYNKQNFKLELWQKAFLEALYGFYDKKTNLRRFKEALLIVGRGNGKTALASAIALKSLILDNEANAELYSIATKRDQAKRVYEEMRRMIFINPNLNKILKVKRDKIEFIHNNSFFQPLSSETKTLDGLNPYFVVLDEVAMMEKRDIYDVMRTATAKRKDYLMLLITTNGSIRENIFDERYSYAEKVLENTIKDNKFLPWIYELDERNEWKNFNNLYKANPNLGISKYIDNFKAEWQEALITPTQQPNFLIKHCNLKSNLDSALFSRLDLETKNNKIINTNEYLIKNRICTIGIDLSKTNDLSAVVFLIPNLDTNEFILLSQFFMPEARIIEKTTEDKIPYKLYQEQGILTLCKGEEINISEIVNYIINIMKKYNLICYGIGYDTFNSYLLKQHLDNAGFYLINNLIRFGVRTISPIIKALKLEFDDNKFVFNQNPLLKLHFNNVDVLIDEEKENMMPIKRSKNKRIDGFIALLFAYKIFRDNKDRIYIELYKIYSQK; from the coding sequence ATGCAAGCAAATAATGAAAAAACAAATTTAGAACTATATTATGAATGAATAAATAAAAACTCCAATAAAAATAAAGTTGGAATAAAAATTAAAAAAATTGTTTCCACATTAGTAAAAGAATTAAAATCAAATAAAGATTATTATTTTAATCACAAAGAAGCAAATAAAACAATTAGCTTTATTGAAAAATCTTGCTTTCATACAACTGGAGAATATAATAAACAAAATTTTAAATTAGAATTATGGCAAAAAGCATTTTTAGAAGCATTATATGGTTTTTATGATAAAAAAACAAATTTAAGAAGATTTAAAGAAGCACTCTTAATTGTCGGAAGAGGAAATGGAAAAACCGCCCTTGCTTCTGCAATCGCTTTAAAAAGTTTAATTTTAGATAATGAAGCAAATGCCGAACTTTATTCTATTGCAACCAAACGAGATCAAGCAAAAAGAGTTTATGAAGAAATGCGAAGAATGATTTTTATTAATCCTAACTTAAATAAAATTTTAAAAGTTAAGCGAGATAAAATAGAGTTTATACATAATAATTCTTTTTTTCAACCACTATCATCAGAAACAAAAACATTAGATGGTTTAAACCCCTATTTTGTTGTTTTAGATGAAGTAGCAATGATGGAAAAGCGTGACATTTATGATGTTATGCGAACAGCAACCGCAAAAAGAAAAGATTATTTAATGTTATTAATAACAACCAATGGATCTATTAGAGAAAATATTTTCGATGAAAGATATTCTTATGCTGAGAAAGTTTTAGAAAACACAATAAAAGATAATAAATTTTTACCTTGAATTTATGAACTTGATGAAAGAAATGAATGAAAAAATTTTAACAATCTTTATAAAGCTAATCCAAATTTGGGTATTTCTAAATATATTGATAATTTTAAAGCCGAATGACAAGAAGCATTAATTACACCAACTCAACAACCAAATTTTTTAATTAAACATTGTAATTTAAAGAGCAATTTAGATAGTGCCCTTTTTAGTCGATTAGATTTAGAAACTAAAAATAATAAAATTATTAATACCAATGAATACTTAATAAAAAATAGAATTTGTACTATTGGAATTGATTTATCAAAAACAAACGATCTAAGTGCAGTTGTATTTTTAATCCCAAATTTAGACACAAATGAATTTATATTATTATCACAATTTTTTATGCCAGAAGCAAGAATAATTGAAAAAACAACAGAAGATAAAATACCATATAAACTTTACCAAGAACAAGGAATATTAACATTATGCAAAGGAGAAGAAATTAACATTAGTGAAATTGTTAATTATATTATAAATATAATGAAAAAATATAATTTAATTTGTTATGGTATAGGATATGATACTTTTAACTCATATCTTTTAAAACAACATTTAGATAATGCAGGATTTTATCTTATAAATAATTTAATTAGATTTGGAGTAAGAACAATTAGTCCAATTATAAAAGCCCTTAAATTAGAATTTGATGACAATAAATTTGTTTTTAATCAAAACCCATTATTAAAATTACACTTTAATAATGTTGATGTTCTTATTGATGAAGAAAAAGAAAATATGATGCCAATTAAAAGATCAAAAAACAAACGAATTGACGGTTTTATTGCCCTTTTATTTGCTTATAAAATCTTTCGCGATAATAAAGACCGAATTTATATTGAATTATATAAAATATATTCTCAAAAATAA
- a CDS encoding IS30 family transposase, with protein sequence MLLSKIFLKKNGEQNISAIAKYLNRHRSTILREIKRFKTIDEYSAYKSDKMYYEKRKKNNKRFKFTEEQLNFIHLRFNVYHDSPSELIYRYFLKFKVKFPVCVKTLYKWIRLGFYGFLKQNLRHHGKKYKRKGKSDNRGKLTDFKSIWDIDNKVSNVGWLEMDTVVGKDHKSAILVLVEQLSKKYFAIKLENHTAREVEKKFKDIIIKNNLIGKIKGIITDRGKEFSKWREMEIFSETQVYFCDAGSPQQKPLIEYMNSELRHWFPKGTDFNKVSQKQIDWVVNVINDKLRPCLNWISSKEMFLQNI encoded by the coding sequence TTATTATTATCAAAAATTTTTTTAAAAAAGAATGGTGAGCAGAATATTTCTGCAATTGCTAAATATTTGAATAGACATCGTAGTACTATTTTACGAGAAATTAAGCGTTTTAAAACTATTGATGAATATAGTGCTTATAAGTCAGATAAAATGTATTATGAGAAAAGAAAAAAGAATAATAAAAGATTTAAGTTTACAGAAGAACAATTAAATTTTATTCATCTGAGATTTAATGTTTATCATGATTCACCATCAGAACTTATTTATCGTTATTTTTTAAAATTTAAAGTTAAATTTCCCGTTTGTGTTAAAACATTGTATAAATGAATTCGTTTAGGTTTTTATGGTTTTTTAAAACAGAATTTACGACACCATGGTAAAAAATACAAAAGAAAAGGAAAATCTGATAATCGTGGTAAATTAACTGATTTTAAGTCAATTTGAGATATTGATAATAAAGTTTCTAATGTTGGATGACTTGAAATGGATACAGTGGTTGGTAAAGACCATAAATCTGCTATTTTAGTTTTAGTAGAACAATTAAGTAAAAAATATTTTGCAATAAAATTAGAAAATCATACTGCTAGGGAAGTTGAGAAAAAGTTTAAAGATATTATTATAAAAAATAATTTAATTGGAAAAATAAAAGGAATAATAACAGATAGAGGGAAAGAATTTAGTAAATGAAGAGAAATGGAAATATTTTCTGAAACACAAGTATATTTTTGTGATGCTGGTTCACCACAACAAAAACCTTTAATTGAATATATGAATAGTGAATTAAGACATTGATTTCCTAAGGGAACTGATTTTAATAAAGTTAGTCAAAAACAAATAGATTGAGTAGTTAATGTTATAAATGATAAACTTCGACCGTGTTTAAATTGAATAAGTTCAAAAGAAATGTTTTTGCAGAATATATAA
- a CDS encoding IS3 family transposase, whose amino-acid sequence MYFYNNFRPQSKLKGLSPVEYRNLNL is encoded by the coding sequence ATTTATTTTTATAATAATTTTAGACCACAATCAAAATTAAAAGGTCTAAGTCCTGTTGAATACAGGAACCTAAACCTTTAG